The genomic region ACCACGCCTCCTTCGACACCGGCGCCTGGCTGGCCTACTGCGGCCAGTGCCCCGTCCCGGAGGTCGGCAACGTCTTCCGGCGCGCCGGCATCCCCTTCCGGTCGGTCTCGGGCTGGCTGTGGCAGGAGTCCGCCTGGCGTCGCATCGAACAGTGGATCCGGGCGGCGCACATCCGCGCCGCGCTCCGGCACGCCCGGCACGGCCTCATGGGGCACGTGTATCCCGGCATGCTCGACGTGCAGACCGATCCGACGCTGCTGTCCACGACGTTCGGCTCGCACGTGGAGGTACTGGAGTTCGACGACCTGCGGCACCGGGTGGAGCGCGTGACCGAGCAGGAGACCCGGGAGCGGATGGCGCTCGCCCGGCAGGTCTTCACCCTCGACGACAGTGTGGTGGAGGAGGACTTCGCCTGGGGCGCGACCGTGTCGGTCGCCCTGGACCGGCTCGTCGCGGACTTCCAGCTCGACAGCCTCGCGTACTACCACCGGGGCCTCGACGGGGAGCTGCACGAGCGGCTCGGTGCCGGCATGATCCTGGGCGCCTCCCTGCTCACGGCCCGGGGCGTGCCGGCGGCCGGGGAGTTCGAACTGCGCACCAGCGTCGCCCAGCTCGCCTCCCAGAGCGTCGGCGCCGGCGGCTCCTTCACCGAGATCCAGGCCCTCAACTTCGAGGACGGCGTCGTGGAGATGGGCCACGACGGACCCGCCCACCTCGCGGTCAGCGCCCGTGATCCCCTGCTGCGCGGCCTCGGCGTCTACCACGGCAAGCGCGGCTGGGGCGTCAGCGTCGAGTTCGACGTCCAGCACGGGCCCGTCACCCTGCTCGGCCTCGGCCAGGACGCCGATGGCAGTCTGTCCTTCGTCACCTCCGAGGGCACCGTCGTACCGGGGCCCCTGCTGGAGATCGGCAACACCACCAGCCGCGTCGACTTCGGCCGCGATCCGGGCGAATGGGTGGACGCGTGGAGCGCCACGGGTGTCGGCCACCACTGGTCCCTCGCGGTCGGCCACCACGCGGCCGACTTCAGGGCGGCGGCGAGTCTGCTGGGCATCGACCACCGCGACGTGTGACGGGGGAATGGGTGTCGCACCCACCCGGAGATGGGTGCGATCACCGATGGTGACGGGCCCGGGGCCCGTGTGAGGCTGGCAGGGTCGCCGAGGTTCGCGCCGATCGCCATGGCCGCGGCCTCGGCCGGTGCCCAGACGCGTACGGCGCCGTCCGACCCGGCCCCACGAAGGAGGAGCCCCTATCCATCCCTGCACGGTGAAACGATCCGCCCCCTGCGCGCCCACGAAGGCGGTGATCCGTGGGACACGCTGACAGCCTTCTCGCCATGGGCGGTGCCTTCCTGGCCGCCGCCTTCCTCGCCCGCCTCGGCGGCAGGATCGGACTCCCGACGATCCCGCTGTTCATGCTCGCGGGCATCCTGCTCGGACCGCACACCCCGGGCCTGGTCATCGTCGAGGACGCACACGACTTCGAGATGCTCTCCGCGC from Streptomyces chartreusis NRRL 3882 harbors:
- a CDS encoding L-fucose/L-arabinose isomerase family protein, with translation MATTADRTAVRAATLRDLLPPVTRRRTRIGLVAGGLGTYWPQFPGLLPQLKESAAYVAERFRGMDAEVTDAGFVSDAREGARAAEQLRKADCDLIVLFLTTYLTSSMVLPIAQRSHTPVLVIDLQPTEKMDHASFDTGAWLAYCGQCPVPEVGNVFRRAGIPFRSVSGWLWQESAWRRIEQWIRAAHIRAALRHARHGLMGHVYPGMLDVQTDPTLLSTTFGSHVEVLEFDDLRHRVERVTEQETRERMALARQVFTLDDSVVEEDFAWGATVSVALDRLVADFQLDSLAYYHRGLDGELHERLGAGMILGASLLTARGVPAAGEFELRTSVAQLASQSVGAGGSFTEIQALNFEDGVVEMGHDGPAHLAVSARDPLLRGLGVYHGKRGWGVSVEFDVQHGPVTLLGLGQDADGSLSFVTSEGTVVPGPLLEIGNTTSRVDFGRDPGEWVDAWSATGVGHHWSLAVGHHAADFRAAASLLGIDHRDV